In a genomic window of Chaetodon trifascialis isolate fChaTrf1 chromosome 8, fChaTrf1.hap1, whole genome shotgun sequence:
- the LOC139334579 gene encoding tubulin alpha-1B chain-like — MEVYINDSLAAGLIPPSSSPVGAGFFFVEKKDQTLRPCIDYTGLNEITISTTGCQTSLVPYPCFHFPLASYAPVISAEKAYLEQLSVAQITNACFEPANQMVNCNLCQGQYMACCLLYCGDVVHKDVNAAIAAIKTKRSIQFLDWCPTGFKVGLNYQPPTVVPGGDLAKVHRAVCMMSNTTAIAKAWACFDHKFDLMYTKRVFVHWYVREGMEEREFSEAREDMATREKDYEKVEIDYTGGEGEEEGEEY; from the exons ATGGAAGTTTACATTAATGACTCGCTGGCGGCAGGCCTGATCcccccatcatcatcaccagtAGGGGCGGGATTCTTCTTTGTGGAGAAGAAAGACCAGACTCTTCGCCCCTGCATTGACTACACTGGCCTGAACGAAATCACc ATTTCCACAACAGGATGCCAGACAAGCCTGGTGC CATATCCCTGTTTCCACTTCCCCCTGGCCAGCTATGCCCCTGTTATCTCTGCTGAAAAGGCTTACCTTGAGCAGCTCTCAGTGGCTCAAATCACCAACGCCTGCTTcgagccagccaatcagatggtgAACTGCAACCTTTGCCAGGGCCAGTACATGGCTTGTTGCCTGCTGTATTGTGGTGATGTGGTGCACAAAGATGTGAATGCTGCCATTGCCGCCATCAAGACCAAGCGCTCCATCCAGTTTTTGGACTGGTGCCCCACTGGTTTTAAGGTTGGCCTCAACTACCAGCCGCCCACTGTCGTTCCTGGTGGAGACCTGGCCAAGGTCCATAGGGCCGTGTGCATGATGAGCAACACCACTGCTATTGCCAAGGCCTGGGCTTGCTTTGACCACAAGTTTGACCTGATGTACACTAAGCGTGTCTTTGTTCACTGGTATGTGCGTGAGGGGATGGAAGAGAGAGAGTTCTCTGAAGCCAGAGAGGATATGGCCACTCGGGAGAAGGATTATGAGAAGGTTGAAATCGACTACACTgggggtgagggagaggaggaaggagaggagtaTTAA